Below is a window of Sulfurisphaera ohwakuensis DNA.
ACCTCCTTTATCATTAAGAAATGCTGTTGGTCCTATCATAGTATTATAGGAAGCTTTTTTAATATCTTTCGCTATCAAAAGATCGAACTCATCAATTTTTCCAGTTATTTTTAGTCTCCCCATGTGTGATAAGTCAAAAAATGCAGCAGAAGAGCGTACAGCTAAATGTTCTTCTTGATAAGAAGTGTATTTCATTGGCATTTTCCAACCTGCAAATTCGCCTATATCAGCATTAAGTTTTAATTCAATATCCAAAAGAGGCGTACTAAACATTTTTAATTCACATATTGAATACTAGTAGGCATATTTATATGGACATGCATCCATGGCTACCAAATATAAAGTATATAGAGGAGATGTTGAAAAGTATAGGAGTAAATAGCATAGACGATCTATTCATAGATGTGCCAGAAGAAATCAAATTAAAGAAAGAATTGGATTTAGATTATAAAAAACCTCTTTCTGAATACGAAATTATTCTTAAATTGCAAGAATTACAAAATAAAAATAAAAGACTTAAGATGCCACCTTTTCTAGGAGGTGGACTTTGCCCGCATTATGTTCCAGAGGTTGTAAAATTTATTATTAAACGTTCTGAATTTTATACGGCTTATACTCCTTATCAGCCAGAAATTTCTCAAGGACTACTTCAAGCACTTTTTGAATATCAAAGTCTAATAGCTGAGCTTTTTGAAATGGAAGTAGTTAATGCATCCCTTTATGATTGGGGTAGTGCTCTAGCTGAAGCTATAATGATGGCTAATAGAATTAATAAAAAGAAGACTGTGCTTGTTCCTAAACTTATGAACCCATACCATAAAGAAGTTGTAAAAACGTGGACTTATGGTAAGGGTATCAAACTAGTAGAAATACCTCCAAATGAAAGAGGTACTATTGACGTTAGTAAGTTAGAAAATATGATAAATGAGGATGATGTTTCTGCGATATATATTCAACAACCTAATTTTCATGGAATATTTGAAGATGAAATAGAATATATTGTAGATATTGCTAAAAAGAAAAAAATTATTACTATTATGGGTGTTTCTCCACTAGCATTAGGCTTAATCAAGCCTCCTGGAGAATATGAAATTGATATTACAGTAGGAGATGGACAAGAATTAGGTTTATCTTTAAACTTTGGAGGTCCTCTTTTAGGAATT
It encodes the following:
- the gcvPA gene encoding aminomethyl-transferring glycine dehydrogenase subunit GcvPA is translated as MDMHPWLPNIKYIEEMLKSIGVNSIDDLFIDVPEEIKLKKELDLDYKKPLSEYEIILKLQELQNKNKRLKMPPFLGGGLCPHYVPEVVKFIIKRSEFYTAYTPYQPEISQGLLQALFEYQSLIAELFEMEVVNASLYDWGSALAEAIMMANRINKKKTVLVPKLMNPYHKEVVKTWTYGKGIKLVEIPPNERGTIDVSKLENMINEDDVSAIYIQQPNFHGIFEDEIEYIVDIAKKKKIITIMGVSPLALGLIKPPGEYEIDITVGDGQELGLSLNFGGPLLGILATRWDGQLVRQMPGRIVGLTKDSEGKRGFTLILQTREQFARREKATSNITTNEALMAIAAAVYLSLLGRNGIKELAKEIYIRSHYAKKRLEELGVNTVYNGDFFEEFAVDFRTDYDIIHSRLLEKNIHGGLKLGKTQALFCVTEVHTKSMIDELIESIREVFSG